One segment of Chryseobacterium turcicum DNA contains the following:
- the hemW gene encoding radical SAM family heme chaperone HemW, producing MIYIHIPFCKQKCSYCNFHFSTSMNFKDEMLDAMKKEIFLRKDELHNKNLQSLYFGGGTPSVLSSDEIKSLIDEVLKHFNFNNDIEITLEANPDDLNAQFLKGLSTSPVNRLSIGTQSFFDEDLKLMNRAHNASEAEGSIKRAQDFGFENLSIDLIYGSPTSNLEIWKQNLNKTIALEIPHISSYALTVEPKTALENWISKGKVSNPKEEEQNREFYYMIDFLKDHGFNHYEVSNFAKEGFYSRHNSAYWKYQEYLGIGPSAHSYNGNDVRSWNVANNQQYIKKLSSNTLAKETEILSQNDQFNEMIMIGLRTIWGVDLASLNQKFSENILDKFNKAIKNKIEDGILKIENNHLKIPEKHWFMADGIASDLFLI from the coding sequence ATGATTTACATTCACATCCCTTTCTGCAAACAAAAATGCAGCTACTGTAATTTCCATTTTTCCACATCTATGAATTTTAAAGATGAGATGCTGGATGCAATGAAAAAGGAAATTTTTCTCAGAAAAGATGAGCTTCATAATAAAAACCTACAATCCCTTTACTTTGGTGGTGGTACTCCTTCTGTGCTTTCTTCGGATGAAATAAAATCTTTAATTGATGAAGTTTTAAAACATTTCAACTTTAATAATGATATTGAAATTACTTTAGAAGCTAATCCAGATGATTTAAACGCTCAATTTTTAAAAGGATTATCAACTTCTCCCGTTAATCGTTTGTCAATCGGAACACAAAGTTTCTTTGATGAAGATTTAAAACTGATGAATCGCGCTCATAATGCTTCAGAAGCGGAAGGTTCAATTAAAAGAGCACAAGATTTTGGGTTTGAAAACCTGAGTATTGATTTAATTTACGGTTCGCCAACTTCTAATTTAGAAATTTGGAAACAAAATTTAAATAAAACCATAGCGCTCGAAATTCCACATATTTCATCTTATGCTTTAACGGTAGAGCCCAAAACAGCTTTAGAAAACTGGATTTCAAAAGGGAAAGTTTCAAACCCTAAAGAAGAAGAGCAAAATCGTGAGTTTTATTACATGATCGATTTTCTGAAAGATCACGGTTTTAATCATTATGAAGTTTCCAATTTTGCAAAAGAAGGATTTTATTCAAGACACAATTCGGCATATTGGAAATACCAGGAATATTTGGGTATTGGCCCTTCTGCACATTCTTACAACGGAAATGATGTGCGAAGCTGGAATGTTGCCAACAACCAACAATATATTAAGAAATTAAGTTCAAATACTTTAGCTAAAGAAACCGAAATTCTGTCTCAAAATGACCAATTCAATGAAATGATTATGATTGGTTTAAGAACGATTTGGGGCGTAGATTTAGCAAGTTTAAATCAAAAGTTTTCTGAAAATATTTTAGATAAGTTTAATAAAGCAATTAAAAATAAAATTGAAGATGGTATTTTAAAGATTGAAAATAATCATCTTAAAATTCCTGAAAAACATTGGTTTATGGCAGACGGAATTGCTTCGGATTTATTTCTTATTTAG
- the coaD gene encoding pantetheine-phosphate adenylyltransferase, with product MKIAVFPGSFDPITLGHYDIIERAAALFDKVIIAIGQNSQKKYMFPIEKRMEFIQNSVAEFPNVEVDYFEGLTVDYCFEKNAQFILRGLRNPADFEFEKAIAHTNRTLAHKKLETVFLLTSSGKSFISSSIVREIINHGGEYELLVPEAVRVEHK from the coding sequence ATGAAAATTGCTGTTTTTCCTGGATCGTTTGATCCAATTACTTTAGGACATTATGATATTATTGAAAGAGCGGCAGCGCTTTTCGACAAGGTAATTATCGCCATTGGTCAAAATTCTCAGAAAAAATATATGTTTCCCATTGAAAAAAGAATGGAATTCATACAAAATTCGGTCGCCGAGTTTCCTAATGTGGAAGTTGATTATTTTGAAGGCTTAACTGTTGATTATTGCTTTGAAAAAAATGCTCAGTTTATATTAAGAGGACTAAGAAATCCTGCCGACTTTGAATTTGAAAAAGCAATTGCTCATACCAACAGAACTTTAGCCCACAAAAAACTCGAAACCGTTTTTCTTTTGACTTCATCAGGAAAATCATTCATCAGCAGCAGTATCGTAAGAGAAATCATCAACCACGGTGGCGAATATGAACTTTTGGTTCCGGAAGCGGTAAGAGTTGAGCATAAGTAA
- a CDS encoding PorP/SprF family type IX secretion system membrane protein, translating into MRKLYAIVCLALLSNAYKAQESLPYYQQYLLDGEFLFNPAQYGKTDYVQLNLNYQQQFSKFSESPNVQSVGINANIFDRVGAGLSVFRDSNGPISAGGITAGASYFIPLSSEGERKDQFSFGTSVNFYNMNFDYSKINTEDGYDPLLQGNESNIFMAYANFGLAATYRGIFGGVSVNDIALSNDESIVNNYEPSPIKFFLNLGYDWKLADNIALTPSVLVNLNTNSTRMTDFNLMATFSNDINAFSFGVSYRAVQNRFDNQELSISPIVKVRFNKFMIGATYNLGMSDIQTYGGNSFMLGLGYNFDNFINHRGFRY; encoded by the coding sequence ATGAGAAAACTATATGCTATCGTATGTTTAGCTCTTTTGTCGAATGCATACAAAGCACAAGAATCACTACCATACTATCAACAATATCTTTTGGATGGTGAGTTCCTGTTCAACCCTGCACAATACGGTAAAACAGACTACGTACAACTTAACCTAAACTATCAACAACAATTTTCAAAATTCAGCGAGTCTCCAAACGTGCAATCTGTTGGGATTAATGCTAATATTTTTGATAGAGTAGGTGCGGGTCTTTCCGTGTTCAGAGATAGCAATGGTCCTATTTCAGCTGGAGGTATTACAGCTGGTGCATCTTATTTTATCCCGCTAAGTAGTGAAGGGGAAAGAAAAGATCAGTTTTCTTTTGGTACAAGTGTTAATTTTTACAATATGAATTTTGATTATTCTAAAATTAATACTGAAGATGGTTACGATCCATTGTTACAAGGTAACGAGAGTAATATCTTTATGGCGTATGCAAACTTCGGTTTAGCAGCTACTTATAGAGGAATCTTCGGGGGTGTTTCAGTTAATGATATTGCATTAAGCAATGACGAATCTATTGTAAATAACTACGAGCCTTCTCCAATCAAGTTTTTCTTAAACTTAGGATACGATTGGAAACTTGCAGATAATATTGCATTAACGCCTTCAGTTTTGGTAAATTTAAATACCAACTCTACAAGAATGACAGACTTCAACTTGATGGCTACATTCTCTAATGATATTAATGCATTCTCTTTTGGGGTAAGCTATAGAGCGGTTCAAAACAGATTTGATAATCAGGAATTGAGTATTTCTCCTATTGTAAAAGTGAGATTCAACAAATTTATGATTGGTGCGACTTATAACCTTGGAATGTCTGATATTCAGACGTATGGTGGAAACAGCTTTATGTTGGGTCTTGGTTATAACTTCGATAACTTTATTAATCATAGAGGATTTAGATATTAA
- a CDS encoding PASTA domain-containing protein: protein MLKSLFNWKVLLNLLVAIGVFILLVWLTFRWLEYHTNHGQEIPVPNVVNKSVHDAVKILEDTGLDYEVDSAAYNPKYRPLQVLKVYPSPGSRVKDGRAIQLMVNPKSWAPVAVPDVINKYSGLAFQRLEQVGLKVADTIYEPSIQKDAVLRILFKGNSIKPGTKIPRFSVIDVVVGSGPMRNIAIPNVVGLTVKDAKALIARNLFEVGLVDHEDGGNDDSDIVYYQDPASGDARDQGMQIDLWASKKTPAELRGKIEILNSTYRMKVDTTLPPVRYDEVPNFQDAPPVNDPVPAPAPQKKESPKAETTKPSVSSAKATTTVDKPKPAASTTTPATEKPKAKKVIIN from the coding sequence ATGCTTAAATCACTTTTCAATTGGAAAGTTTTACTGAATTTATTAGTAGCCATTGGTGTTTTTATACTATTAGTATGGCTTACTTTCCGTTGGTTGGAGTATCACACCAATCATGGGCAGGAAATTCCTGTTCCTAATGTTGTCAACAAATCTGTGCACGACGCCGTTAAAATATTAGAAGACACAGGACTCGACTATGAAGTTGACAGCGCAGCCTATAATCCTAAATACAGACCTCTTCAGGTTCTGAAGGTTTATCCTTCTCCTGGGTCACGTGTAAAAGACGGAAGAGCTATTCAGTTGATGGTAAATCCTAAAAGCTGGGCTCCGGTTGCAGTTCCTGATGTGATTAATAAATATTCGGGATTGGCTTTCCAAAGGCTAGAACAGGTAGGTCTTAAGGTGGCAGACACTATTTATGAACCAAGCATTCAGAAAGATGCAGTTTTAAGAATTTTATTTAAAGGAAATTCTATAAAGCCGGGAACCAAAATCCCTAGATTCTCTGTGATTGACGTTGTGGTAGGATCTGGCCCTATGCGAAATATTGCCATTCCAAATGTTGTAGGATTAACGGTGAAAGATGCGAAAGCTTTAATTGCAAGAAATCTTTTTGAAGTAGGTCTTGTAGATCATGAAGATGGAGGAAATGATGATTCTGATATTGTGTATTATCAAGATCCAGCATCTGGTGATGCGAGAGATCAAGGAATGCAGATTGACCTCTGGGCGAGTAAGAAAACACCTGCAGAATTGCGTGGTAAAATAGAAATACTTAACTCTACTTACCGAATGAAAGTAGATACTACTTTGCCTCCGGTGAGATATGATGAAGTGCCGAATTTTCAGGATGCACCGCCAGTGAATGATCCAGTTCCGGCTCCTGCGCCTCAGAAAAAGGAATCTCCTAAAGCTGAGACTACAAAACCAAGTGTAAGTTCAGCAAAAGCTACAACTACGGTAGATAAACCAAAACCTGCTGCATCTACGACAACTCCTGCAACAGAAAAGCCTAAAGCTAAAAAGGTAATTATAAATTAA
- a CDS encoding four helix bundle protein — protein sequence MDFNQIFRDRTKIFSVLIIKSLSPLPSSDALSIIRKQIIRSATSVAANYRAVSRARSDKERFAKMCIVVEEIDETQLWLEIIEELEYLELEKLLALKSECEELVKVMTTYKFKLSQSLQ from the coding sequence ATGGATTTCAACCAAATCTTTAGAGACAGAACTAAAATTTTTTCTGTGCTGATTATTAAATCTCTATCACCATTACCTTCTTCAGATGCACTTTCGATTATTAGAAAACAAATTATAAGATCTGCAACTTCTGTTGCAGCAAATTACAGAGCGGTTTCGCGAGCTAGATCTGATAAAGAACGATTTGCAAAAATGTGTATTGTAGTAGAAGAAATAGATGAAACTCAACTTTGGCTTGAAATAATTGAAGAACTTGAATATCTGGAATTAGAAAAATTATTAGCTTTAAAATCAGAATGCGAAGAATTAGTTAAAGTAATGACAACTTATAAGTTTAAATTGTCACAAAGCTTACAATAG
- a CDS encoding RsmD family RNA methyltransferase, translated as MYRIISGKWKAKKIAAPKNFDVRPTTDFAKEALFSILENTYDMQSISVLDLFAGIGSITFEFGSRGCQDITSVELNPKHTSFINSVASELDLSLQVRTQRGDVFDWLKKFRNNKSYEIVFADAPFETEEKKYNDLLSLVLNNKYLKPNGILIVEHQSKLKLDHPNYKFTRKYGNVSFSFFGPNEEAEIETEAEINDTTE; from the coding sequence ATGTACAGAATAATTTCCGGTAAATGGAAAGCCAAAAAAATAGCCGCTCCCAAAAATTTTGATGTAAGACCAACCACTGACTTTGCTAAAGAAGCTCTTTTCAGTATTTTGGAAAACACCTACGACATGCAGTCGATTTCCGTTCTTGACCTTTTCGCAGGAATTGGCTCTATTACTTTTGAATTTGGATCAAGAGGTTGCCAAGATATCACTTCGGTAGAGCTGAATCCTAAACACACTTCATTTATCAACTCAGTAGCGTCAGAGCTAGATCTAAGCTTGCAAGTGCGCACGCAACGTGGTGATGTTTTTGATTGGCTGAAAAAATTTAGAAATAACAAATCTTACGAGATAGTTTTCGCTGATGCTCCTTTTGAAACCGAAGAAAAAAAATACAATGACTTGCTTTCTTTAGTTTTAAACAATAAATACCTGAAACCCAACGGAATTCTTATTGTAGAGCACCAAAGTAAACTAAAACTAGATCATCCGAATTATAAATTCACCAGAAAATACGGAAATGTTAGCTTTAGTTTTTTCGGACCTAATGAAGAAGCAGAAATCGAAACAGAAGCAGAAATCAACGATACTACAGAATAA
- a CDS encoding DUF4139 domain-containing protein, with protein MGKNLFLLFFFFGVLHYSQKPIFAKAKVNAVNVYRNSAELQNSATFSLPVGTSEVVITNLSDEMIEKSLQVSINNKNVNILSVQFTDSYVSEYDMDKTNPRIKKVTDSITLVEDLLFKSNIELEANNKTLELLDKNQTVLVGSNTSSVAQLMQLTEYYKTKRVEISTALSVINKSNNNLQKKLNRLRSSLRINSEQEEASADGVIIIKLMSAVAVNVKADINYLAENAYWDPFYEVKGNKITEPLDVIFKAKVRQNTGLDWKAVKLSLINGRSSRNNTAPVVKPWFLESYKQEEPVSARSYSSRSDTASVKEIEEVVVVGMAFRSIENQFNISFDVDVPYDILSNNQENFINLKQTKIPVNYKYFVAPKSNTDAFLIAKIKDFNKYDLISAPANIVFENMYIGETTIKPNQTTDELNITLGDDKKISVRKEVIDDKSNVKLFSSYQEKTITYDIVVRNNKKDAIDIEVKDQFPLSKDESVKIELLQTGNAEIDKEKGYLTWDTKISPSETKKFRVSYKVRYPKDFSISNL; from the coding sequence ATGGGAAAAAATCTATTTCTTCTGTTTTTCTTTTTTGGAGTACTGCATTATTCACAAAAACCAATTTTTGCAAAGGCTAAAGTAAATGCTGTAAACGTTTACAGGAATTCTGCAGAATTACAGAATTCGGCTACTTTTTCGTTGCCAGTTGGTACTTCGGAAGTTGTAATCACCAATCTTTCAGACGAAATGATTGAAAAATCTTTACAGGTAAGTATCAATAATAAAAATGTAAATATTCTTTCAGTACAATTTACGGATAGCTATGTTTCTGAATACGATATGGATAAAACCAATCCACGCATCAAGAAAGTTACAGATAGCATTACATTGGTTGAAGATCTTCTTTTTAAATCGAATATTGAGCTGGAAGCAAATAATAAAACATTAGAGCTTTTAGATAAAAATCAAACCGTTTTAGTAGGAAGTAATACTTCAAGTGTTGCCCAATTGATGCAGCTTACAGAATATTATAAAACGAAGAGAGTAGAAATAAGTACGGCATTGTCTGTTATCAATAAAAGTAATAATAATCTTCAAAAAAAGCTTAACAGACTAAGAAGTAGTTTAAGAATTAATTCTGAACAAGAAGAAGCTTCGGCAGATGGAGTTATTATCATTAAATTAATGAGTGCTGTTGCAGTTAATGTAAAAGCTGATATCAATTATTTGGCTGAGAATGCTTATTGGGATCCGTTTTATGAAGTAAAAGGCAATAAAATTACAGAACCTCTGGATGTTATTTTTAAAGCGAAAGTGAGACAAAATACTGGTTTAGACTGGAAAGCTGTAAAATTATCTTTGATTAACGGAAGATCTAGTAGAAATAATACTGCTCCGGTTGTGAAACCATGGTTTTTAGAATCATATAAACAAGAAGAACCAGTTTCTGCACGTTCATACAGCAGTAGAAGTGATACTGCTAGTGTAAAAGAAATTGAAGAGGTTGTAGTTGTTGGCATGGCTTTCAGATCTATTGAAAATCAATTTAATATTAGTTTTGATGTTGATGTGCCTTATGATATTCTATCAAATAATCAGGAAAATTTTATTAATCTGAAACAGACGAAAATTCCTGTAAATTATAAATATTTTGTTGCTCCAAAATCTAATACTGATGCCTTTTTGATTGCTAAAATAAAAGATTTCAATAAGTATGACTTGATTTCTGCTCCTGCAAATATTGTTTTTGAAAATATGTACATTGGTGAAACTACAATCAAACCTAATCAAACTACGGATGAGTTGAATATTACACTTGGAGATGACAAGAAAATCAGTGTTCGTAAAGAAGTAATTGATGACAAATCTAATGTGAAACTCTTTTCATCTTATCAGGAAAAAACAATTACTTATGATATTGTTGTTAGAAATAATAAAAAAGATGCGATTGATATTGAGGTAAAAGATCAGTTTCCATTAAGTAAAGATGAAAGTGTAAAGATAGAATTGTTGCAGACAGGTAATGCAGAAATCGATAAAGAAAAAGGATATTTAACTTGGGATACCAAAATTTCTCCATCAGAAACAAAAAAATTCAGAGTAAGTTATAAAGTAAGATATCCAAAAGATTTTTCGATTAGTAATCTTTAA
- the murI gene encoding glutamate racemase, translated as MKTKKQNYSHLSPKQPIGIFDSGVGGLTVAKEIKRLLPNEDLIYFGDTKHLPYGEKSKEAIIEYSTKISNFLLEQNCKAIVIACNTATANALKEVMLSVAGKVPVIDVINPVAEKVSYEIHNNVGVIATKATVNSGLYKKSIRKHNKFIKVDELATPLLVPAIEEGFKNHPITHSIIYNYLSNAKLKNIETLILGCTHYPLLIDEIKQYYGNRVRVIDSPNIVANHLTIILDKYHLLNENNPKPNYKFYLSDITKNFEKISKKFFGKTIDLELKVL; from the coding sequence TTGAAAACTAAAAAACAAAACTATTCGCATCTTTCGCCAAAACAACCTATCGGAATTTTTGATAGCGGAGTGGGAGGTTTAACGGTTGCTAAAGAAATAAAAAGACTTCTTCCTAATGAAGACCTTATTTATTTCGGAGACACAAAGCATCTTCCTTACGGTGAAAAATCAAAAGAAGCGATTATAGAATATTCTACGAAAATTTCTAATTTCCTTTTAGAGCAAAACTGTAAAGCGATTGTAATTGCCTGTAATACAGCTACAGCAAATGCATTGAAGGAAGTAATGTTGTCGGTTGCCGGAAAAGTTCCTGTGATTGATGTTATTAACCCGGTTGCTGAAAAAGTGTCTTACGAAATTCATAATAATGTAGGGGTGATCGCAACGAAAGCTACTGTAAATTCGGGTCTGTATAAAAAAAGCATCCGAAAGCACAATAAGTTTATTAAAGTAGATGAATTGGCGACTCCACTCTTGGTTCCTGCGATTGAAGAGGGATTCAAAAATCATCCGATTACACATTCTATTATTTACAATTATCTGAGCAATGCCAAATTGAAAAATATTGAAACGCTGATTCTCGGTTGTACCCATTATCCGCTTTTGATTGATGAGATTAAGCAATACTACGGCAATCGTGTTCGGGTGATTGATTCACCGAATATTGTAGCGAATCATTTGACGATTATTTTAGATAAATACCATCTTTTAAACGAAAATAATCCGAAACCGAATTACAAATTTTACCTTTCGGATATTACCAAAAATTTCGAGAAGATCTCTAAAAAGTTCTTTGGTAAAACAATAGACTTAGAACTGAAAGTATTATAA
- a CDS encoding DUF3822 family protein has translation MSILNLLFTKDGLIYQIIKNKSVLEEKSYFVDEESPKDFIVGKLEDILIKQRYDEVSVVSALNHFTLMPEGFEGHDSGYDLIAFNAPVDKENEELMLSVNKKFKLQFYYTFPREFYQKIKDLSIPIKFNFSGEKFLNSINNKNNKEIHINLYHNQCEFFAISNKKIILYNNLDVNSDVDFLYFVMFTLSKIGFGINDTNFYVYGETTENETFISELQKFVKNLKVVYDNVPNKNFILN, from the coding sequence ATGAGCATACTAAATTTACTTTTTACCAAAGACGGACTCATCTACCAAATCATCAAAAACAAAAGTGTTTTGGAGGAAAAGTCTTATTTCGTAGATGAAGAATCTCCGAAAGATTTTATCGTAGGAAAGCTGGAAGATATCTTAATTAAACAAAGATATGACGAAGTTTCTGTGGTCTCTGCACTGAATCATTTCACATTAATGCCTGAGGGTTTTGAAGGTCATGATTCTGGATATGACCTCATTGCTTTTAATGCGCCTGTAGATAAAGAAAATGAAGAACTGATGCTTTCTGTAAACAAAAAGTTTAAGCTACAGTTTTATTACACCTTTCCCCGAGAATTTTATCAGAAAATAAAGGACCTTTCAATCCCAATAAAATTTAATTTTTCGGGAGAAAAGTTTTTAAATTCGATTAATAACAAGAATAATAAAGAAATTCACATCAATCTTTATCACAATCAATGCGAGTTTTTTGCGATTTCGAATAAAAAAATCATTTTATACAACAACCTGGATGTCAATTCAGACGTAGATTTTCTTTATTTTGTAATGTTTACCTTAAGTAAAATAGGTTTCGGAATCAACGATACCAATTTTTATGTATATGGCGAAACTACAGAAAACGAAACATTTATTTCAGAACTTCAAAAATTTGTAAAGAACCTTAAAGTTGTTTACGATAATGTCCCGAATAAGAATTTCATATTAAATTAG
- a CDS encoding D-alanine--D-alanine ligase yields the protein MSKKHVAVVMGGYSDEYKVSMKSGQLIYDSLDRDLYHVYKVIILKDEWYFLDENDNKKPINKGDFSVTLNNNEALKFDACFNIIHGTPGENGILQAYWDAIGQKYTGCDFYQSALTFNKKDTLAVLSKYGIPSAKSVYLRKGENINVDEIVEYLNLPLFVKPNQSGSSLGISKVKEKSELIAATEIAFKEDDEILIESFLDGMEVSVGVIDFKGETIVLGITEIVPQNEFFDYEAKYEGASEEITPARIDIETTKRVEEIAKRAYNSLGMSGFSRSEFILMDGIPYMLEMNTNPGFSPASILPQQAKIYGISIKDLCGNEVEKALQKRN from the coding sequence ATGAGCAAAAAACACGTTGCCGTAGTTATGGGAGGCTATTCTGACGAATATAAAGTTTCTATGAAAAGCGGCCAGTTAATATATGACTCCTTAGACAGAGACCTTTATCATGTCTATAAGGTCATTATTCTGAAAGATGAATGGTATTTTCTGGATGAAAACGATAATAAAAAACCGATCAACAAAGGTGATTTTTCGGTTACTTTAAATAATAATGAAGCATTGAAATTTGATGCATGCTTCAACATTATTCACGGTACACCAGGTGAAAACGGAATTCTTCAGGCATATTGGGACGCTATCGGACAGAAATACACAGGTTGTGATTTCTACCAAAGCGCATTAACCTTTAATAAAAAAGATACTTTAGCAGTACTTTCAAAATATGGAATACCTTCTGCAAAAAGTGTTTATTTAAGAAAAGGCGAAAATATTAATGTTGATGAAATTGTTGAATATTTAAATCTTCCTTTGTTTGTAAAACCCAACCAATCAGGATCATCTTTGGGAATTTCTAAAGTAAAAGAAAAATCGGAACTGATAGCTGCCACCGAAATTGCTTTTAAAGAAGATGATGAAATTTTAATCGAAAGCTTCTTAGACGGAATGGAAGTTTCTGTTGGAGTGATCGATTTTAAAGGTGAAACTATCGTTTTGGGTATTACAGAAATTGTTCCTCAGAATGAGTTTTTCGATTATGAAGCTAAATATGAAGGTGCTTCAGAAGAAATTACCCCTGCAAGAATTGATATCGAAACGACAAAAAGAGTAGAAGAAATAGCAAAAAGAGCTTACAATTCTCTTGGAATGAGTGGTTTCTCAAGAAGTGAATTTATTTTAATGGATGGAATTCCTTATATGCTGGAAATGAATACCAACCCAGGATTTTCTCCGGCAAGCATTCTTCCGCAACAGGCTAAAATTTACGGAATTTCAATCAAAGACCTTTGTGGTAATGAAGTTGAAAAAGCTTTACAAAAGAGAAACTAG
- a CDS encoding Smr/MutS family protein, which produces MKIGDKVSVVDEDLSGVITSTKGNIVVFKDEYGFTYQYSKEKLVPKNAEMYENIKIIKKAEPKKIVSKKHDKNPLILDLHFENLVRNPYDYDSFERLFLQKEKLIQTISFCRKNHLKRLEIVHGIGDGTLQRMVFDVLESQTGLDFYNKEILHHQSGAVMVEFH; this is translated from the coding sequence ATGAAAATAGGTGATAAAGTTTCGGTGGTAGATGAAGATTTAAGTGGAGTGATTACTTCAACGAAAGGAAATATCGTGGTCTTCAAGGATGAATATGGATTTACTTATCAATATTCAAAAGAAAAATTGGTGCCGAAAAATGCTGAAATGTATGAAAATATTAAAATCATAAAAAAAGCAGAACCGAAAAAAATAGTTTCTAAAAAGCATGATAAAAATCCTCTAATTCTAGATTTGCATTTTGAAAATCTGGTTAGAAACCCTTACGATTACGATAGTTTCGAAAGATTATTTCTTCAGAAAGAAAAATTAATTCAAACCATCAGTTTTTGCAGAAAAAATCATCTTAAAAGGCTCGAAATTGTACACGGAATTGGTGACGGTACTTTGCAGCGCATGGTTTTTGACGTTCTTGAAAGTCAAACAGGTCTGGATTTTTACAATAAGGAAATACTTCATCATCAATCGGGTGCGGTAATGGTAGAATTTCACTAA
- a CDS encoding RluA family pseudouridine synthase, whose product MTEDNEDFLDEEFLDANNSVDIDDENKGLYEHLNITVDGNQEPLRIDKFLFNFRQNSSRNKISQTCRAGNVVVNGNPVKQNYRVKPGDQISVLLTHPPRENFIVPQDIPINIVYEDDDLIVVDKDPGMVVHPGFGNWDKTLVNALAFHFQKNGQKSDLDRVGLVHRIDKDTSGLLVIAKTEYALSFLAKQFFERTTKRLYWAFVWGNVKDEEGTITGHIGRHPKNRMQMHTYVDGSQGKHAVTHYKVLERFRYMTWVECKLETGRTHQIRAHFKHIGHTLFNDERYEGNIALRGVNLPKYKQFIKNVFDVLPRHALHAHTLGFIHPTTKKELYFESPMPQDMTDAVKKWRNYLEN is encoded by the coding sequence ATGACAGAAGACAACGAGGATTTCTTAGACGAAGAGTTTTTAGATGCCAATAACAGTGTAGATATTGATGATGAAAATAAAGGTCTTTATGAGCATCTTAATATCACGGTTGATGGTAACCAAGAGCCTTTAAGAATAGATAAGTTTTTATTTAATTTCAGACAAAACTCTTCAAGAAACAAAATTTCACAGACTTGCCGTGCCGGAAATGTTGTAGTCAACGGAAATCCTGTAAAGCAAAATTATAGAGTGAAACCGGGAGATCAGATTTCGGTTTTGCTGACACATCCACCTCGCGAAAACTTTATTGTTCCGCAAGATATTCCTATTAATATTGTATATGAAGATGATGATTTGATTGTTGTAGACAAAGATCCTGGGATGGTAGTACATCCTGGATTCGGAAATTGGGACAAAACTTTGGTGAATGCCTTGGCTTTTCATTTTCAGAAAAATGGTCAGAAATCAGATTTAGATCGTGTAGGATTAGTTCATAGAATTGATAAAGACACTTCTGGTCTTTTGGTAATTGCCAAAACAGAGTATGCTTTAAGCTTCCTTGCGAAACAATTTTTTGAAAGAACGACCAAACGTTTGTATTGGGCATTTGTCTGGGGAAATGTGAAGGATGAGGAAGGTACTATTACGGGGCACATCGGAAGGCATCCTAAGAATAGGATGCAGATGCACACTTATGTTGACGGAAGCCAAGGAAAGCATGCGGTAACGCATTATAAGGTTTTAGAGCGTTTCAGATATATGACTTGGGTAGAATGTAAGCTTGAAACCGGAAGAACGCATCAAATTAGAGCACATTTTAAACATATTGGTCATACTTTGTTTAATGACGAGAGATATGAAGGGAATATCGCTTTGAGAGGAGTTAATCTCCCTAAGTATAAGCAGTTTATAAAAAATGTATTCGATGTTTTGCCCAGACATGCCCTTCACGCCCATACTTTAGGATTTATACATCCAACGACGAAAAAGGAATTGTATTTTGAGAGCCCAATGCCCCAAGATATGACGGATGCTGTAAAAAAATGGAGAAATTATTTAGAAAACTAA